The genomic segment TACCCCAAATATGGAACCTTGTCTAATACTTTGTTGATGGCTTAAAGAGTTGCTGAGAGAAAGGGCGAAAGGTGATGGATGGTGGTTGCTTACCCCATGGCTAGAAGAGTGAGAGTCCAAGAAACGGCAGCAACGGAGGCTGCAGATGGCAAGCTGTCGCCGGTCCAAGTCCGAATGTGATTAAGACCAACAATTGCTGAGGCAACACCAACAACTCCGGCGATCAAAGCAAACATCACGAAGAATCCAGTGGCAGCATTTCCCATAGGGAAGTAAATAGGTGAGAAATGTGCTGGAAGGTCAAACCCAGGTCCTGAAATTAACTTGTAGACAACATAATCAGCACACAGACCGTGCTAGCCGAAGACAAGTAGTGCATTAgagttaataaagaaaaagagagtaaaGAAGGCGAGAGGGTGATTTACCAATGATGAAACCATGATCAATGGCTCTATTCATAGCCCAACCGCCAATCCCCAAAACAATGACATACATGCAGAAATTTAAGACCAGAAGTAGCAAGGCAACAAGTTTTATCTGCTGCGAGAGTACCATTGTTGTACAGTAAACGAAGATTTGTAGAAGGATGAAAGGATTTTGGAGTTATATTTCGAGGACTCTAACAGCGCAATGCAGGCAACACTAGTTCAAGTACATGTGTTTTGTGCAAGAAGATGGAGTCTTATATAAATGGCATTGAGCGGAGGGAGGGTTTAGGTTCCTTGCTTGTCGTCGTCAAGGCTGCTTGATCCGAAAGATGATGCAtgcattgttattattatcatgtgGGGTTGTAAAGGGCATGCATGCTTCATCTTCAAGGCAATCCTCCAAAATACATGAttcttactctcttttttttttttaaattcttgttttctagttgtttgcGAAAGGGACATTCCTCCATAAGGCTTTAGTTGATCATGGGAGGAAAAGTGATATTCTGTGCCAGTTGGTGAGGAGCTGGTGTGTCCAGTTACCTCTACACCTCGctctattttgtttgtttaatttcatgacttcaatcaaagtttatttttgtatgaatTACTCATATGCTGCATCGAAattcctaattatttttctatgaatAGAAGTCAAATATCTTTTTAAGCAAATTGTACCACGTAAGGGTGGGTATAGCCGTGGGATGGCGAGGTTAGAGATTTACATATTTCTTTTACAAAAGCAAATTAATTAACAGAAGCTAAACCattgtagctttttttttactgttcaaCCTCCAACAAttcccaaactttttttttacaattgaccccaattttcaatctttttttttaaagaaaagggttgaattaaaatataaaaaattaaagtgaaaaggACGGATAAAATAAGTGACCACCTTTAATTTCacttaaaaagtttattttagtttcttatcttttttagttattggatgatgagtatctttagttgttctaaatttacttttagtactaaattttattttttttattttcagtccCTAAATTGCGAGATGAGATAGAGAGGTTTGTTGGATTCTGGCATGAAGAGAACAAATAGTTGTTTTTGACTATTCTGAGACCTCAAAAATGGTAAATAGTAGCGTCAATAAGTTCCATTTAATGAGAGAAATTTTACCAAagtgttttttctctttcaacttgTTTGATGATATAGATTTGATCGTGGGAAGAATTTTCAGGTTTGAGTAGATTTTGGATTCTTTGagctatttttttggttttttagacaATGTATATAggtttattaagatttttagggtgtattttatgtattttgggtaaaaataggttcaaaaacaagtttttaattgaaaaaactaattttttgatttttcaacaaCCTTTAATCGTTGAATTCTGTAGAAAGCAGATAGCGCTTcgtctgttgtttttttttttacttaaaaaaaagctaGGGTTCAAccctttaagaaataaaaaataaaaataggtttCGATACGCAGGTTAGGATAAAAGACCCACATGCTCGGGGtgtatttttaatgtcaaaCTCACATGACTaagcttcttttgtttttttgttttgtattttgctattttatatttggttttaaaaaaaattaataaaacaaatcattaaacCCAATTGAGTTCATTAGTCAGATCgcaggtttaacgggttaatcCACAATATCtatgctattatttatttttcttttttgttgtttaatgcttttttttgtctcttaatttaaaaaaaatacaattttttttattgatgatcatttttttatttaactcaaaaCTAGAATATTACAATTTCACTCTTTGCTgtcaaatatctatttttgctatctcGGCCTCACATGCCTATcactacttttttaaattttaaaattatgtttcatataaaaattatattttattaaaaaacatggttgTTAAACATAATCAAGTATATAATGTTTGTTgtgagatcaaatattttgataaaacattgatttaattaattagatacatgtataaatattttgatttatgaatgataatttttttatttctaaaaatatataaaaaaagcttatatatttaatctttattaaaaaaataaccgttGTGAAGAGAAATGCAAGTCTAaaactagtttaattaattgcGTAGATTTAACCTCTATTGAACAtcttaatttcaatttcttcgATCTTCTCCAAAAGAGAAACTTAGGATTTCTTCCCAAAGAAATATTCCATCAtcatctctttccttttttctcttaaaaaaaaacaaaaactttactCCATTCAACAGTACCTTCTATCAGTTTGGACACTGCCTTCCGGCTATGTGAATGAACAGCGAATTACAAAACGCTCCGTTGCGTGTTTTCCTgcttctttctatttaattaagcCACTGACTTCATAAATTTGTTATCCAGAGGTTTACTGGTATAACTTTGTTATCCTTCCTGCTGTGTTGATTATTAATGACAGTTGGCTTTCGTCTTCCAGACTGCCGCCatatttcaaaacttcaaatcctCGCCCCAGCTTTTCCAATTTTCAACTTCACTCCTTGTATTCCCCATTATTCACACCAAAAGCCTGCGAAGTGCAAACCCTTCGTCATTTTCATGGCTCATATTACGCGTTACACTAGAACAGTCACTCTCTCTTACACTACCTCACTCGCTAATCACCTTAAGAACCAAAGACTGGACCAAGCTCGCCTCATTTTTGATAAAATCCCATCTCCAAATCTTCATCTGTACACCAAGATGATTGCTGGGTATACGAGAAATGACAGGCTATGTGATGCTTTGAAACTGTTTGATAGGATGTCTGTCAGAGATGTGGTTTCTTGGAATTCGATGATAAAAGGGTGTTTAGATTGTGGGAATTTAGGTATGGCCACAAGGTTATTTGATGAAATGCCTGAGAAGAATGTTATCTCTTGGACGACGATGGTAAATGGCTACTTGAAGTTTGGGAGAGTCGAGCTTGCCCAGAGGTTGTTTCTGGATATGCAAGTAAAGGATGTTGCGGCGTGGAATGCTATGGTTCATGGGTATTTTGAGAATGGGAGAGTTGAAGAGGGTGTCAGGTTGTTTGAAGAAATGCCTGTTAGAGATGTCATTTCATGGACTTCGATGATTGGAGGGCTTGACCTAAATGGGAAGAGTGAAGAagccttgtttatttttaagaagaTGTTGCGTTCTGGTGTTCAGCCAACTTGGAGCACGTTTGCTTGTGTGTTGTCAGCTTGTGCCAATGCAGTGGAGTTTAATTTGGGTGTTCAAGTTCATGGTCATGTTGTTAAGTTAGGATGTTTTATTCATGAGTTTATATCAGTATCACTTATAACGTTTTATGcaaatttcatgaaaatagaGCATGCTCACAAGATTTTTAATGAGACACTGACTAAAAATGTTGTAAAATGGACGGCTCTTTTGACGGGATATGTATGGAATAATAAGCATCAGGATGCATTGAGGGTTTTTGGTGACATGACTAAGATGGGTGTTCTTCCAAATCAATCTACTTTCTCTATTACTTTGAATGCATGTTGTGGATTAGAGGCTCTTGATAAGGGTAAAGAGATCCACACTATGGCTATTAAACTAGGGTTGGAAACTGATGTCTTCGTTGGTAATTCTCTTGTAGTCATGTACACAGAGTGTGGAAATGTAAATTCTGCTGTTGCTGTCTTTAGGAACATTAATGAGAAGGATATTGTCTCGTGGAACTCAATTATTGTTGGAAGCGCACAGCATGGTTTTGGCATGTGGGCGTTGATTTTCTTTAACCAAATGATACGTAGAGGGGTAGATCCAAATGAGATCACATTCACCGGTTTGCTTTCTGCTTGTAGCCGTTCTGGGATGTTACTGAAGGGGAGGTGCTTTTTTGAGTATATCAGTCGATATAAATCCAGTGTATTGAGGCTTCAGCACTATGCTTGTATGGTGGACATCTTGGGAAGATGTGGGAAGTTGGATGAAGCAGAGGAGTTGGTTAGATATATGCCCGTGAAAGCGAATTCAATGATATGGCTTGCTTTGCTAAGTGCTTGTAGGGTGCATTCTAATTTGGAGGTTGCTGAAAGAGCTGCAAAACACATTCTTGATCTAGAGCCAAATTGTACTTCTGCCTATGTCTTGTTGTCTAATATATATGCATCTGCTGATAGATGGGCTGATGTCTCTAGAATGAGAGTGAAGATGAAACAGGGAGGACTTGTGAAACAACCAGGATCCAGTTGGGTAGTTTTGAGGGGAAAGAAACATGAGTTTCTTTCTGCAGATAGATCCCATCCTCTAAGTGAGAGAATATATGAAAAGCTGGACTGGTTGGGAAAAAAGTTGAAGGAATTTGGTTATGTTCCTGATCAAAAATTTGCTCTACATGATGTTGAGGATGAGCAGAAGGAAGAGATGTTGTCTTTTCACAGTGAGAGGCTTGCTATTGCGTTTGGGCTAGTTAGCACTGTGGAGGGTAGCACAATAATAGTCATGAAGAATCTTCGTGTATGTGGGGATTGTCACTCTGTTATTAAGCTTATGTCAAAGATTGTAGGACGCAAGATTGTTGTCAGAGATTCTGGCCGCTTTCACCACTTCAAGAATGGCATTTGTTCTTGCAGTGATTATTGGTAGCACTATTGCGGTTTTTTCCTTGTTAAAACTGCTGGATCAATGTGCTGATTTGGGATGCCTATAGGCACATTAAAGCGTCTTTATGATgaccaaaacaaatattttgaagaagaagagaatagAATTACGCAGATAAATTTTGAGTTTAAATAGAACTATGGTTGTGGCTTAAATGATGATTCTGAAGTAGGACGAGGGATTTGTGATTTTGCAGATAAACTTCTCATGTCTGATAATTTGAATGAATGAAAGAACATAGACTAATGAAAGGAAGGaagagaaacaataaaaaacaatacatgatGAAAATAAAGGTAAGTCAAAGCTAAGGAGTTCGTAGGCTGGGGATCAAAACCTTTGTCTGAGTTCCTGACATCCATTGGAAAGGAACAACCAAAGAATTGTCTTAACTTGATGTTAGTATCATTTCTGGGTATTGCAGTGATAACAACCTTTTTGACCCagtgaagaaaaggaaaagctaCAACCATGTCTGGAAGGAGATGTGTGAATAAATTGTTTTGTGGATAACATGGGACGGTAAGAGGATGTTTTTGGAAGCTTTGATAAAGCTCATAATGTGAGGGTGGGACTTGTTGTTAGGTAAAAGGCAGTGAAACTGAAGCCTTGCTGGAAACAGAGCAGGTTGTTCCAGATAGGCACAAAGCTGTATTGCATCTGTCATGGCTAACAAGCTTGTCTACCCG from the Populus nigra chromosome 1, ddPopNigr1.1, whole genome shotgun sequence genome contains:
- the LOC133693775 gene encoding pentatricopeptide repeat-containing protein At5g46460, mitochondrial, with amino-acid sequence MTVGFRLPDCRHISKLQILAPAFPIFNFTPCIPHYSHQKPAKCKPFVIFMAHITRYTRTVTLSYTTSLANHLKNQRLDQARLIFDKIPSPNLHLYTKMIAGYTRNDRLCDALKLFDRMSVRDVVSWNSMIKGCLDCGNLGMATRLFDEMPEKNVISWTTMVNGYLKFGRVELAQRLFLDMQVKDVAAWNAMVHGYFENGRVEEGVRLFEEMPVRDVISWTSMIGGLDLNGKSEEALFIFKKMLRSGVQPTWSTFACVLSACANAVEFNLGVQVHGHVVKLGCFIHEFISVSLITFYANFMKIEHAHKIFNETLTKNVVKWTALLTGYVWNNKHQDALRVFGDMTKMGVLPNQSTFSITLNACCGLEALDKGKEIHTMAIKLGLETDVFVGNSLVVMYTECGNVNSAVAVFRNINEKDIVSWNSIIVGSAQHGFGMWALIFFNQMIRRGVDPNEITFTGLLSACSRSGMLLKGRCFFEYISRYKSSVLRLQHYACMVDILGRCGKLDEAEELVRYMPVKANSMIWLALLSACRVHSNLEVAERAAKHILDLEPNCTSAYVLLSNIYASADRWADVSRMRVKMKQGGLVKQPGSSWVVLRGKKHEFLSADRSHPLSERIYEKLDWLGKKLKEFGYVPDQKFALHDVEDEQKEEMLSFHSERLAIAFGLVSTVEGSTIIVMKNLRVCGDCHSVIKLMSKIVGRKIVVRDSGRFHHFKNGICSCSDYW
- the LOC133693782 gene encoding membrane protein PM19L-like; protein product: MVLSQQIKLVALLLLVLNFCMYVIVLGIGGWAMNRAIDHGFIIGPGFDLPAHFSPIYFPMGNAATGFFVMFALIAGVVGVASAIVGLNHIRTWTGDSLPSAASVAAVSWTLTLLAMGFAWKEIELSIRNARLRTMEAFLIILSATQLLYIAAIHGASSFRRP